The Acinetobacter calcoaceticus sequence GCAATTCTAATGTTTTTAATAGTGATGAACTTCCAGCATTAGCTCAAATTGGTAAAAACTGGAAAAATTTAGATTAAATTTATTACTTAAAATAAAGCCTTCAGTCGAGGGCTTTATTTTTTTTGAATACAAGCATTAAGCCTAGCAAAATTGCAATCATTCCTATTAAGCCTGCCAGCGGTAACTTATTTTTTAAAATTAAAAAATCTAAAATTGCAGTAACAATAGGAACCAGATAGAACAGGCTTGTCACATTTACAATATTGCCCTGATTTAAAAGCCGATAAAGTAAAAGCTGGGCTACTACAGAAATTAAGATTCCAAGAAATAAAATAGAAATAATCAGTTGTGAATTCCAATGTACTTCAAAATGTTCAAAAGGAACCAAAAACAGGCAGACTACCAGACTGACTATATATTGTAGCGGTAAGACATCTGTAGGGGCTTGTTGAATGTTCTTTTGCATGATGGCCCCAAAAGTCATACATAGGAGGGCAGTCAAGGCAAATAGCATTCCAATTGGGGCAATAAATGACATTGACAGGCTTTTCCACACTAAAAGTATGAGTCCGGCCAATGAAATGCATAAGCCCAAAA is a genomic window containing:
- a CDS encoding DMT family transporter; the protein is MRLNKQMLASQSATSAFVLLWGSAAIFTRWGLDNASPIALLILRFSTALIILFVLALFRKRLLPKHGTRKQVLLTGLLIIAGYSICYFKAMAYGVTPGLMATIMGIQPILTLCLIEKSWPKEKLLGLCISLAGLILLVWKSLSMSFIAPIGMLFALTALLCMTFGAIMQKNIQQAPTDVLPLQYIVSLVVCLFLVPFEHFEVHWNSQLIISILFLGILISVVAQLLLYRLLNQGNIVNVTSLFYLVPIVTAILDFLILKNKLPLAGLIGMIAILLGLMLVFKKNKALD